One window of the Eucalyptus grandis isolate ANBG69807.140 chromosome 8, ASM1654582v1, whole genome shotgun sequence genome contains the following:
- the LOC120287466 gene encoding very-long-chain 3-oxoacyl-CoA reductase 1-like, producing MAARHFLRNPKDLQDYGSWAVVTGTTDGIRKALVFELASKGLNLGLIGWNPSKLEATSSELRDRFGATTEVKTGVADLTKLSGEEIAAAIAGATEGIDVRLLVNDAGLAYPYPSCFHEVDRELMESMLRVNVNAALWATKGVIDGMLKRKRGAILNSGSGSSVCIPSFPLLTLYASTKAYIRIVAIYKFDRVNNVMDYK from the exons ATGGCTGCACGCCACTTCCTGAGGAACCCGAAGGACTTGCAGGACTACGGCTCGTGGGCCGTTGTCACCGGCACCACCGACGGCATCAGGAAAGCCCTGGTCTTCGAGCTCGCCTCCAAGGGCCTCAACCTTGGGCTCATTGGCTGGAACCCCAGCAAACTCGAAGCCACCTCGAGTGAGCTGAGGGATAGATTCGGAGCAACCACCGAG GTCAAGACTGGGGTTGCGGACCTCACGAAGCTGAGCGGAGAGGAGATAGCGGCAGCCATTGCGGGAGCCACGGAAGGGATCGACGTCAGGTTGCTCGTCAACGACGCGGGGTTGGCTTATCCGTACCCGAGTTGCTTTCACGAGGTGGATCGAGAGTTGATGGAGAGCATGTTGAGAGTGAACGTCAACGCAGCGTTGTGGGCGACGAAGGGAGTGATCGATGGAATgttgaagaggaagagaggagcgATCTTGAACAGTGGTTCTGGTTCCTCAGTGTGTATCCCTTCGTTTCCTCTTCTGACCTTGTATGCCTCCACCAAAGC CTATATCAGGATTGTAGCTATTTACAAATTTGACAGGGTAAACAACGTGATGGACTACAAGTAG
- the LOC120287465 gene encoding very-long-chain 3-oxoacyl-CoA reductase 1-like, with protein sequence MAYLPKYFHEVDRELTESMLSERQRSGVGDEGSDRWNVEEEERSDLEHGIWFRHVYLFVSHFDLVCLHQSLCLDVGDSLQMCSFFIATKMTRMKRRYLFIPSAEIFSRASVRWIGYNRVCNPYWSHSVQAFVACTLDTITVWGLECYAKWVRDRERSHR encoded by the exons ATGGCTTATCTCCCGAAATACTTTCACGAGGTGGATCGAGAGTTGACGGAGAGCATGTTGAGTGAACGTCAACGCAGCGGTGTGGGCGACGAAGGGAGTGATCGATGGAATgttgaagaggaagagaggagcgATCTTGAACATGGGATCTGGTTCcgccatgtatatctcttcgtTTCCCATTTTGACCTTGTATGCCTCCACCAAAGC TTATGCTTGGATGTTGGAGATTCACTTCAAATGT GCTCCTTTTTCATTGCCACCAAAATGACCAGGATGAAGAGACGGTATCTCTTCATACCTTCGGCGGAGATATTCAGCAGAGCTAGCGTGCGGTGGATCGGGTACAACCGGGTGTGCAACCCCTATTGGTCGCACTCGGTTCAGGCGTTCGTGGCTTGCACGCTGGACACAATCACCGTTTGGGGTCTCGAATGTTACGCGAAATGGGTGAGAGATCGAGAAAGATCGCATCGCTAG
- the LOC120287800 gene encoding very-long-chain 3-oxoacyl-CoA reductase 1-like, whose translation MVLADFLITTGAVLGFISLFKNVLTFAQWLYAAFLRKPKDLRDYGSWAIVTGATDGIGKALVFELASKGLNLMLVGRNPSKLEATSRELRIDSEQPPRSRPWSPISRS comes from the exons ATGGTTCTTGCGGACTTCTTGATCACTACTGGCGCCGTACTAGGCTTCATCTCGCTCTTCAAGAACGTACTCACCTTCGCCCAATGGCTGTACGCCGCGTTCCTGAGGAAGCCGAAGGACTTGCGTGACTACGGCTCATGGGCCATCGTCACTGGCGCCACTGACGGCATCGGGAAAGCCCTGGTGTTTGAGCTCGCCTCCAAGGGCCTCAACCTCATGCTCGTCGGTCGGAACCCCAGCAAACTCGAGGCCACCTCGAGGGAGCTGAGGATAGATTCGGAGCAACCACCGAG GTCAAGACCGTGGTCGCCGATCTCGCGAAGCTGA